Proteins from one methanogenic archaeon mixed culture ISO4-G1 genomic window:
- a CDS encoding rubredoxin — MKYRCPTCGYIYDEEEAGVKFADLPDDWECPICGEPKSEFVAMD, encoded by the coding sequence ATGAAATACAGATGCCCTACATGCGGATACATCTACGACGAAGAAGAGGCCGGTGTCAAGTTCGCCGATCTCCCTGACGACTGGGAGTGCCCCATCTGCGGAGAACCGAAATCCGAATTCGTCGCAATGGACTGA
- a CDS encoding Sel1 domain-containing protein: protein MTIMAPNTSSAMTPERIVKNPGSSRNASLFRTMKAEMTIRAPASTIAASLSELFMGGGWIYGYMRCGFIEHPHYTTMEDVSELCMQAVNCYQTNPSRAVALFSRAADLGSPEGCFGLAEMKMNGMGTEKDIEGAVELYERSAEAGNTPAMFRLGTIYTGSYGFPEDKQKCREWFEKAADGGIELAYPEIAAIYLHGYGTEPDPKKAYHYYSKSAEAGNPEAMFMIGYMLSEGVGTAKDEKQSARWFSKAAEAGIPEAEFRMARMTEDGIIPGGDAGAFKWYTSASEKGFGPAKFNLATMYYEGRGTERDFGKAFALYDEVSQSEDGDALFMTARMYFEGLGVQQDVEKAMERFGRSARAGNKMAEEFLDNIRRKQNTQFVKIDGL, encoded by the coding sequence ATGACTATCATGGCACCGAATACGAGCAGCGCGATGACCCCTGAGAGGATCGTGAAGAATCCCGGATCCTCGAGGAACGCATCCCTGTTCAGGACGATGAAGGCCGAGATGACCATCAGGGCACCGGCGAGCACTATCGCGGCCAGTTTGAGTGAGTTGTTCATGGGAGGTGGATGGATTTACGGATATATGCGATGCGGTTTTATCGAGCATCCCCATTACACGACCATGGAAGATGTCTCCGAGCTCTGCATGCAGGCGGTCAACTGCTATCAGACCAATCCCTCAAGGGCGGTCGCCCTGTTCTCCCGCGCAGCGGACCTGGGTTCGCCGGAGGGCTGTTTCGGTCTGGCCGAGATGAAGATGAACGGAATGGGCACGGAGAAGGACATCGAGGGCGCCGTGGAGCTCTACGAGAGGTCCGCAGAGGCCGGCAACACCCCGGCGATGTTCAGGCTCGGGACCATCTATACAGGCTCGTACGGATTCCCCGAGGACAAGCAGAAGTGCAGGGAATGGTTCGAGAAGGCGGCGGACGGAGGGATCGAGCTCGCATATCCCGAGATCGCCGCGATATATCTCCACGGTTACGGCACCGAACCGGATCCGAAGAAGGCATACCATTACTATTCCAAATCGGCGGAGGCAGGGAATCCAGAGGCCATGTTCATGATAGGCTACATGCTGTCCGAAGGAGTCGGTACCGCCAAGGATGAGAAACAAAGTGCCAGATGGTTCTCCAAGGCGGCAGAGGCCGGCATCCCGGAGGCGGAGTTCAGGATGGCCCGCATGACCGAGGACGGGATCATCCCGGGCGGTGACGCGGGGGCGTTCAAGTGGTACACGTCGGCCTCGGAGAAGGGATTCGGGCCCGCCAAGTTCAACCTTGCCACGATGTATTACGAGGGTAGGGGCACGGAGAGGGACTTCGGGAAGGCGTTCGCACTCTACGACGAGGTCTCCCAGAGCGAGGACGGGGATGCGCTGTTCATGACCGCGAGGATGTACTTCGAAGGTCTTGGCGTACAGCAGGATGTAGAGAAGGCGATGGAAAGGTTCGGGCGCTCTGCCAGGGCGGGAAACAAGATGGCCGAGGAGTTCCTCGACAACATCCGCCGTAAGCAGAACACCCAATTCGTGAAGATAGACGGACTGTGA